In the Blastocatellia bacterium genome, one interval contains:
- a CDS encoding MFS transporter, with translation MIRLEQIRRLSLLQPLTVRNFRFLFLGHCGSILGDQFYIIALPWLVYSLTGSSLMLGTVLLVAGAVRSTFLLMGGALSDRFSPRVLMLTAYGIGALVTSLTALAVHLNLTERWHLFLLGGCFGLVEATFYPAYQSVTPLIISRKRLVAGNSLLRSAVRLMGIIGPALAGIVIGKDGFTVAFAFDAASFVFAFMMIGMIRIAPHAETSEFGAMPASAAPRQPLLRSIGEGFRYARRHRALRSLFAYMIGFEFAAAGASYVGMPAFARLHFGEEAGARALGAMASSLAAGLLIGMVLAGSMKAFKREDRVTTLMTVLMACSLTSLAVASTLVPACISLFAFGVAGGAVSIIIQARMQMSSDKRMLGRVMSILMLGSSLAEMAGFALAGMLADMNLRLVFLGSGVVMAITLLAWVSTRRRAPEEVNAEA, from the coding sequence ATGATCAGGCTCGAACAGATCCGCCGGTTGTCGCTGCTCCAGCCGCTCACGGTGCGCAACTTCCGCTTCCTCTTCCTCGGCCATTGCGGCTCGATTCTCGGCGACCAGTTCTACATCATCGCCCTGCCGTGGCTGGTCTACAGCCTCACTGGCTCCAGCCTGATGCTCGGCACAGTGCTGCTGGTGGCGGGGGCCGTGCGCTCGACCTTCCTGTTAATGGGCGGGGCGCTGTCGGATCGCTTCTCGCCGCGCGTGCTGATGTTGACGGCCTATGGCATCGGCGCGCTGGTGACGAGCTTGACGGCATTGGCGGTTCATCTCAACCTCACCGAGCGCTGGCACCTGTTCCTGCTGGGGGGTTGCTTCGGGCTGGTCGAAGCGACTTTCTATCCGGCCTACCAGTCGGTGACGCCGCTGATCATCAGCCGCAAGCGCCTGGTCGCCGGCAATTCGCTGCTACGCAGCGCCGTGCGCTTGATGGGCATCATTGGCCCGGCGCTGGCCGGCATCGTTATCGGCAAGGATGGTTTCACGGTTGCCTTCGCCTTCGACGCCGCATCGTTCGTCTTCGCCTTTATGATGATCGGCATGATTCGCATCGCACCACACGCCGAAACCAGCGAGTTCGGAGCGATGCCCGCCAGCGCCGCGCCGCGCCAACCCTTGCTGCGCAGCATCGGCGAAGGCTTTCGCTATGCGCGGCGCCACCGCGCCCTGCGTAGCTTGTTTGCCTATATGATCGGCTTCGAGTTCGCCGCCGCCGGCGCCAGCTATGTTGGGATGCCGGCGTTTGCGCGACTGCATTTCGGCGAGGAAGCCGGCGCGCGGGCACTCGGCGCGATGGCCTCGTCGCTGGCCGCTGGTCTGCTGATCGGCATGGTGCTGGCCGGCTCGATGAAGGCCTTTAAGCGCGAAGACCGGGTGACGACGCTGATGACCGTATTGATGGCATGTTCGCTGACTTCGCTGGCCGTCGCTTCGACACTGGTGCCGGCCTGCATCTCGCTATTCGCTTTTGGCGTCGCCGGCGGCGCGGTCAGCATCATCATCCAGGCGCGCATGCAAATGTCTTCAGACAAGCGCATGCTCGGTCGCGTGATGAGCATTCTCATGCTCGGCAGTTCGCTGGCCGAGATGGCCGGCTTTGCGCTCGCCGGGATGCTCGCGGATATGAACCTGCGCCTGGTCTTTCTGGGTAGCGGCGTGGTGATGGCGATCACCTTGCTCGCCTGGGTGAGTACTCGCCGGCGCGCCCCTGAAGAAGTCAATGCCGAAGCATGA